The following are from one region of the Candidatus Hydrogenedentota bacterium genome:
- a CDS encoding carbohydrate ABC transporter permease: MLSTSLKDDKQVYGSSNQQAVVSIASLVPNPVKWSNYYDAVHTVPLGTYLKNTLILCACVVAGTVASSAVVAYGFARLRFPGRNLLFMLMIGTMALPSQVTMIPVFALFRSLGWYGTYLPLVVPSLFGSAFYIFLMRQFFQTIPEELSEAARIDGAGEWRVFWQIMLPLAKPAMATCALFQFLGTWNDYFGPLLYINDPSRYTLAYGLEQFMSSYGGEWTQLMAAATIFTLPIVILFFLTQRTFIQGIATTGGKS; encoded by the coding sequence ATGCTTTCCACTTCGCTTAAAGATGACAAGCAAGTCTACGGATCATCGAACCAACAGGCTGTTGTGTCGATTGCGAGTCTAGTACCCAATCCGGTGAAGTGGAGCAATTACTACGACGCGGTCCACACGGTTCCCTTGGGTACCTATCTTAAGAATACGCTCATCCTATGCGCGTGCGTGGTTGCAGGTACTGTGGCATCGAGCGCCGTGGTAGCCTACGGCTTTGCCCGCCTGCGGTTTCCCGGCCGAAATCTTCTGTTTATGTTGATGATTGGGACCATGGCCTTGCCAAGCCAAGTTACCATGATTCCGGTCTTTGCGCTTTTCCGCTCGCTTGGTTGGTACGGGACATACCTGCCGCTCGTCGTACCATCTCTATTCGGATCTGCCTTCTACATTTTCCTAATGCGCCAGTTCTTCCAGACCATTCCCGAAGAGCTATCCGAGGCCGCTCGAATCGACGGGGCGGGGGAGTGGCGTGTCTTTTGGCAAATCATGTTGCCGCTGGCAAAACCCGCTATGGCCACGTGCGCGCTCTTTCAATTCCTCGGAACATGGAACGACTACTTCGGGCCGCTTCTCTATATAAATGACCCCTCGAGATACACGCTCGCTTATGGCCTGGAGCAGTTCATGTCCAGCTACGGCGGCGAGTGGACCCAACTCATGGCGGCAGCGACGATTTTTACGCTCCCGATCGTTATCCTATTCTTTCTGACGCAGCGAACCTTCATTCAGGGCATCGCGACCACAGGGGGGAAATCCTGA